From one Solanum lycopersicum chromosome 12, SLM_r2.1 genomic stretch:
- the LOC138340237 gene encoding uncharacterized protein: MVKDYLQKRGQAGANAHPRPNSQDAAPDEPSKRNRSYAQNVREEQQQSTDVVAGSTLSFATPLFALTFEILPEVLHDPIVVNTPLRENIRIDRVSKDGLIDLCDSVPIVNEFQDVYPDDLPGVPPPREIDFGHVVSNRGVEVDPRKTEVVMNWPKPLTPIGIRSFLGLASYYRTFVEGFSSIDALLPALTKKNAKFERTEACEKGFQELKDRLTTAPMLTFPKCGENYTVYCDASRIGLGCVLMQGKANVVDDALSWMSIGSTTHVDNGKKDLVKDIHRLDRQDVQLVDSTSGGVSVHPSSRSSLVVEVKEGKHLDPLLMELKDSVFVKMNDSFALGDDGRAHHLDIGGILRACVIDFKGSWDDHLPLVEFSYNNNNYTSSIGMAPFEALYSRMCRSPVGWFEVGESSILGPEIIHKALEKVRVIRDRLATSYSRQKSYVENRKRSSKFDVGDQDYLKITPMKGVMRFGRKGKLSLRYVGPFEILLAFVHPVFHVSMLNNCLSDPASILHVEGLGVNENLSYEDVPVEI; encoded by the exons atggttaaggactaCTTACAGAAAAGAGGTCAGGCTGGAGCTAATGCTCATCCTAGGCCTAATTCACAAGATGCAGCACCAGACGAGCCTTCTAAGAGGAACAGGTCCTACGCCCAGAATGTCAGGGAGGAGCAGCAGCAGTCCACTGATGTGGTTGCTG GGTCTACTCTTTCCTTTGCAACTCCTTTGTTTGCtctcacttttgagatattgcctgaagttctgcatgatcctatagtggttaatACACCTTTAAGAGAAAATATAAGAATTGATAGAGTATCCAAGGATGGCCTAATAGATTtatgtg actcagtgcctatagtgaatgagttccaagatgtATATCCTGATGATTTGCCTGGAgttcctccccctcgagagattgactttg GTCATGTTGTGTCCAACAGAGGTGTGGAGGTAGATCCTAGGAAGACTGAAGTTGTTATGAATTggccaaaacctcttactcccatAGGTATTCGTAGCTTCTTGGGATTGGCTAGTTATTATCGCACGTTCgtggagggtttttcttccattgatgCCTTACTGCCagctttgactaagaagaatgcCAAGTTCGAAAGGACGGAGGCTTGTGAGAAGggtttccaggagctcaaggatAGACTCACTACAGCACCGATGCTTACTTTTcctaagtgtggtgagaattacactgtatattgtgatgcatctaggatTGGTTtaggttgtgttcttatgcaag gtaaaGCTAATGTTGTAGATGATGCTTTGAGTTGGATGAGCATAGGAAGTACAACCCACGTTGATAATGGGAAGAAGGATTTGGTGAAAGATATACATAGACTGGACAGACAAGATGTGCAgttagttgactctactagtgggggtgtttcagttcatcctagttctagatcatccttagtagttgaagtcaaggagGGTAAACATCTTGATCCTttgttgatggagctgaaggactcagtgtttgttaagatgaatgactcttttgctttgggagatgaCG gcagagcgcaccATTTAGATATTGGAGGAATATTgagggcgtgtgtgattgacttcaagggtagttgggatgaccaTCTTCCTTTggtagagttctcgtataataataataattacacctcaagcattgggatggcaccgtttgaggcaCTATATAGTAGGATGTGTAGGTCTCCAGTTGgctggttcgaggttggagagtcatccattttgggtccagagatcattcataaggccttagagaaggtcaggGTGATTAGGGATAGGTTGGCTACTTCTTACAGTCGACAGAAGTCTTATGTAGAAAATAGAAAACGGTCTTCgaagtttgatgttggtgaccaggACTATTTGAAGATaacacctatgaagggggtgatgaggtttggcaggaaggggaagttgagtctGAGGTATGTTGGGCCATTTGAGATCCTACTAGCTTttgttcatccagtctttcatgtctctatgttaaatAACTGCCTAAGTGATCCAGCATCGATTCTACATGTTGAAGGATTGGGAGTTAATGAaaatttgtcctatgaggatGTACCTGTTGAGATTTAA